A part of Microaerobacter geothermalis genomic DNA contains:
- the narI gene encoding respiratory nitrate reductase subunit gamma, whose product MNWGDQFLWVIYPYVVITIFIVGHIYRFNTDQYGWTSKSSELLEKRILKWGSILFHWGIVFVFFGHIAGLLIPISFYQSLGVSDELYHIIAVGIGGLAGFATAIGVFILLFRRLSMRRIRSTTSMGDMAAIVLVAIAIVTGMLATTTNAVGSSEFDYRTTIGPWIRGVFTLQPDASFMAEVPQPFKIHVISALSLFAVWPFTRLVHVFSLPITYLWRSYVIYRRRNPRVITSKQR is encoded by the coding sequence ATGAACTGGGGAGATCAATTTTTATGGGTAATCTATCCTTATGTGGTGATCACGATTTTTATCGTGGGTCATATCTATCGGTTTAATACGGATCAATATGGGTGGACATCCAAATCAAGTGAACTGTTGGAGAAAAGGATACTAAAGTGGGGAAGCATCCTATTTCACTGGGGAATTGTCTTTGTATTCTTCGGGCATATCGCCGGACTTCTCATTCCAATCTCCTTTTATCAATCACTGGGTGTATCCGATGAATTATATCACATCATAGCCGTTGGGATTGGTGGGTTAGCCGGTTTTGCCACAGCCATAGGAGTATTTATCTTGTTGTTTAGAAGGCTGAGTATGAGGCGCATCCGTTCAACCACGAGCATGGGAGATATGGCAGCTATTGTCCTAGTGGCGATTGCCATAGTTACCGGAATGCTGGCTACCACAACAAATGCGGTCGGTTCATCGGAGTTTGATTATCGGACGACCATTGGCCCATGGATACGAGGAGTCTTCACGTTGCAACCCGATGCTTCATTTATGGCGGAAGTTCCTCAGCCTTTTAAGATTCATGTGATTTCAGCACTCAGTTTATTTGCCGTTTGGCCGTTTACAAGGTTAGTCCATGTCTTTAGTCTGCCGATTACGTATCTATGGCGAAGCTATGTCATTTACCGCCGACGCAATCCGAGGGTGATTACTTCCAAACAAAGATGA
- a CDS encoding NarK family nitrate/nitrite MFS transporter has protein sequence MALITEWNIEDKDFWQRKGKKIAYRNLWISIPALLLAFSTWFIWSAVAVNLNNIGFNFSTSQLFTLAALPGLTGATLRIFYSFVVPVFGGRNWTIISTATLLIPSIGLGIAVQDPNTSFITMAILAALTGFGGGNFASSMSNISFFFPKKLQGTALGLNAGLGNLGVSVAQFVIPLVTSVGIFGALGGAPQIWTKGDVTKEVWIQNAAFVWVIPIILTLIAAFFGMNNLRTAKASVSEQLVIFKRKHMYLMTILYVMSFGSFIGFSAAFPLLIKTQFPEVNPLQFAFLGPLVGALIRPVGGWISDKLGGAIVTFWDIIVMIIGTFGVIYYINPDTKSFTGFFLMFMVLFAASGIANGSTFRMIPIIFESKEAAAVLGFTSAIAAYGAFFIPKMFGWSIDNFGVIDVALYILIAYYFISLIVTWYYYARKNAEIKC, from the coding sequence GTGGCACTAATTACAGAATGGAATATTGAAGATAAAGACTTCTGGCAGAGAAAAGGAAAAAAAATAGCCTACAGGAATTTATGGATATCCATACCCGCATTGCTTCTGGCATTTTCTACATGGTTCATTTGGTCAGCCGTAGCTGTAAATTTAAATAATATTGGTTTTAACTTTAGTACGAGTCAGTTGTTTACGCTTGCAGCTTTACCGGGATTAACCGGTGCAACATTACGCATCTTTTACTCCTTTGTAGTCCCTGTCTTTGGTGGTCGTAATTGGACCATTATCAGTACGGCAACATTATTAATTCCTTCAATCGGTCTGGGAATAGCAGTCCAGGATCCTAACACTAGTTTTATAACCATGGCCATTCTGGCAGCACTTACCGGATTTGGTGGAGGGAACTTCGCATCCTCCATGTCCAATATAAGTTTTTTCTTTCCCAAAAAATTACAGGGTACCGCACTCGGTTTAAATGCTGGTCTCGGTAATTTAGGAGTAAGTGTCGCGCAGTTTGTAATACCTTTGGTTACTTCGGTTGGTATATTTGGTGCTTTGGGAGGAGCCCCGCAAATTTGGACGAAGGGTGATGTCACCAAAGAAGTATGGATACAAAATGCTGCATTTGTGTGGGTTATTCCCATTATACTAACCTTAATCGCGGCGTTTTTTGGAATGAATAACTTGCGTACCGCCAAGGCGTCGGTATCGGAACAATTGGTAATTTTTAAGCGAAAACACATGTATTTGATGACAATTCTTTACGTGATGTCATTCGGTTCTTTTATTGGATTTTCTGCCGCTTTTCCGTTGTTGATCAAGACACAATTTCCTGAAGTCAATCCATTACAATTTGCATTTTTGGGCCCACTGGTAGGGGCACTAATCCGTCCTGTTGGTGGCTGGATTTCAGATAAATTGGGTGGGGCGATTGTCACATTTTGGGATATTATCGTGATGATTATTGGAACGTTTGGAGTGATTTACTACATTAATCCTGATACGAAGAGCTTCACTGGCTTCTTCCTTATGTTTATGGTCTTATTTGCTGCGTCGGGAATTGCGAATGGCTCTACTTTCCGTATGATTCCGATTATTTTCGAATCGAAAGAAGCGGCAGCCGTATTAGGATTTACCTCTGCAATCGCGGCTTATGGCGCATTCTTTATACCCAAAATGTTTGGGTGGTCCATTGACAATTTTGGCGTTATCGATGTAGCGCTTTACATTCTTATCGCATATTACTTCATATCCCTTATCGTCACATGGTACTATTACGCACGGAAAAATGCTGAAATTAAGTGTTAG